In a single window of the Nilaparvata lugens isolate BPH chromosome 1, ASM1435652v1, whole genome shotgun sequence genome:
- the LOC111044194 gene encoding uncharacterized protein LOC111044194 produces MIEVEISKNTAVDWGSFCREVAFHAISEQKEKIGGEGHVQIDESKFGKRKYNRGKRVEGQWVFGGIDVGTGHCFMEAVEDRSSRTLIPILEKYVLPGTTVVSDLWKAYDCLEERGFYHLTVNHSLSFKDPVTGAHTNNIEASWNAVKTALPRYHRKKAFFPGYLAKYLFLKGCKSQGKNPFIEFCKAAGSLYKPENTMVMEQDVEIEEIEEVDFN; encoded by the exons ATGATAGAGGTGGAAATATCTAAAAATACCGCAGTTGATTGGGGATCGTTCTGCAGAGAG GTGGCATTCCATGCTATTTCAGAGCAGAAGGAAAAAATTGGAGGTGAAGGCCATGTACAGATTGACGAGTCAAAATTCGGAAAAAGGAAATATAATCGAGGAAAAAGAGTAGAAGGGCAATGGGTCTTTGGGGGGATTGATGTTGGTACTGGCCACTGTTTCATGGAAGCAGTGGAAGACCGATCTTCCCGAACACTTATCCCAATCCTTGAAAAATATGTCCTTCCTGGAACCACTGTGGTTTCGGATTTGTGGAAGGCATATGACTGTTTGGAGGAGAGAGGGTTTTATCACCTTACCGTCAATCATAGCTTGAGCTTCAAAGACCCAGTTACTGGTGCTCATACCAATAATATTGAAGCATCATGGAATGCTGTGAAGACCGCTTTACCAAGATACCATAGAAAAAAGGCATTTTTCCCCGGCTATCTGGCCAAATACCTGTTCCTGAAAGGGTGCAAATCACAAGGAAAAAACCCTTTCATTGAATTTTGCAAGGCTGCCGGAAGTCTCTACAAGCCTGAAAATACAATGGTTATGGAGCAAGATGTAGAGATCGAAGAAATCGAAGAAGTTGATTTCAATTAG